One Chitinivorax tropicus genomic window, GGTGTGGCACACAACGAAGATCTCACTGCTAAATCCCCGCTGTTACGACTCGCTGGCATGGGCGATATCAATCTGCCTGATAAAACCCTCGATTACCTGTTGAAAGCCAGCATAGTAGGCACCAGCAAAGGGCAGGAAGGCCGCGAACTTGATCAACTGAAAGGCGTCACCGTGCCAGTGCGGGTCAAGGGCTCGCTACTGGCCCCAAGCTATGCGCTGGACTACCGTAATATGCTGCAGGATACCGCCAAGGCCAAGCTCAACGAGCAATTGGACAAACACAAAGCAGATATCCAGAAGAAGGCTGGTGACACCCTGACCGATCAGTTGCAGAAGTTATTCAAGAAATAATCCGCTGTGCTTGAGGGCGCGCTGACATGTGTAGCGTCAAGCGATGGCGCGCACGGGACGATTACCATTGCTGTGTTGAAGCGGGCGGTTTAGGGTGCGATAACAGCGATATAGTTGCGTGTCGTTATATCCCAACCATCGAATTAATTAGCTGTTATTTAATTGTCATTTATATAATCTGGCGTTTCATTCCTGATCCGCCAAGCAATGACCGCCGCCCGCCGCAGCCTGCTCTTCACCCCCATCGACCAACACGCCCGACTCCTCCAACTCACCTTCGCCGGCCCCGCCGCCAGTCTCAATGGCCACTTTGTCGTCGCCAGCTTTGACGGCTGGGAAGCGCTGGATGAGGGGTTCGAGTTCGAGATCCAGCTGTTGAGCGAATCCACCCATTGGGAGTTGAAGCAGCTGATCGGCGCTGCCGCCACGCTGCAGGTGCTGACCGACCGCCGCCAGCCACGTCGTTTCAGTGGCCAGGTGGTGCGCGCC contains:
- a CDS encoding contractile injection system protein, VgrG/Pvc8 family, which encodes MTAARRSLLFTPIDQHARLLQLTFAGPAASLNGHFVVASFDGWEALDEGFEFEIQLLSESTHWELKQLIGAAATLQVLTDRRQPRRFSGQVVRAEQRGSNGGLSLFAIQLKPAVHLLSLRRSSRVFGERSVPEIIECLLKEHQASNPLLQWQLKLRRDYPARAYTV